aaagctatatatgggagctatatctaaatctgaaccgatttcaaccaaatttggcacgcatacctacaatgtcaattctactccctgtgcaaaatttcaattaaatcggattaaaagattggcctctgtggtcgtttaaatgtatgtatttgggataaacctttatatatagcccccaacatatttgacgaatgtgatatggtatataaaatttagatctacaaagtggtgcagggtataatatagtcggccccgcccgactttagactttccttacttgtttttcattcgttttgttattgttggtttttttctttaatcattgttgttgtttttgatttcagcttaaaaccatgcattgactaaactacaagtgtagcttaaccaacagaggaaaataatgttttgacaaatttttctatagaaataaaattttgacaaaattttctatagaaataattttttgacaaaattttctatagaaataaaattttgaaaaatatttctatggagataaaattttctatagcagtaaaattttgacaaaattttccatagaaataaaattttaacaaatttttctatagaaataattttttgaaaaaattttctatagaaataaaattttgaaaaagatttttatagaaataaaattttctatagcagtaaaattttgacaaaattttcaatagaaataaaattttgacaaaattttctatagaaataaaattttgaaaaagatttctatagatataaaaaatttttatagatataaaaattttctatagaaatatattttcgatagcagtcaaattttgacaaaattttccatagaaataaaatgttgacaaaattttctatagaaataaaattttgacaaaattttctatagaaataattttttgacaaaattttctatagaaataaataggatGGACATATTTGATGGAGTATGAGACCAATGTTGCTATGCGTTACAAATGGACTGACAATGTAATGACTATCGTATGGTACTTTCATACAATTACTTGAACAGACCTATTATTATTTGGTACTTTACAAATACCTAATGATTGATATATCAATACGGCTATTAAACAGAcgcataacattttgcaaatcaAACTCTCTCAATCCAAACTCGATTCGTTGTAGATACAAAAATCATTATCACATTGTTTAACAAGGGGCAGTTAGTAGAATAATTTAAGTTATTTAGTTGATTGCACTCTACACTCTAGAGCACACGCTATTCATCCGGTCTTcggttgtgtttttgttttgttttcagggCATTCGACAATTGACTTTAGTAGTAGCTCAGATTGCCATCTAACCAGCACAGCACATTTTCCGCTCGCTGACCACAACGGCAATGTCGAAGAAGATAATGACAAAGACGATGGCAAAGCCAACAGTTGTCGCCTTCGTTTTAGGACTATTCATTGCCTGCCTAATACTGACAATGCCGACCTTAGCTACTGGTCGTATAATGAGATACATCGATGTAAATGAGAATCCCCAGGTGAATACGGACAATGAAAATCCAACACCCATTGTGGGTATATTGACTCAGGAGGTATCGCAATTGATATTGCGTAAATATCCCAATAGTACATTTTCCAGTTACATAGCAGCATCATATGTGAAATTTGTTGAAGGAGCCGGTGGACGAGTGGTGCCTATATGGTAAGTAAAAGtgatatttttcgatatttattgtttaaaaaaattatttgtttagaatTAATTAACCagtgtatttattatttatgaaaaaaaaaccccTCAATATGAATGACAAAACACAATGGCATTATATACAATAGCTTTATGGCAACGTTTTAGAACCGGACTATGTTTTCATGACGTTGAATCTTGTATTTGCCTTCGATATTCTAAGGCCAAATCAAATTGCAATCATCAGTGTAGTCATTCATTTGAATATTGATTTTGAATTAACGGTCATTGTCTGCAGCCTCACTGTGCATCGAATCTCTTCGTAACGGTTTTGTATATCCATAGGGAGTGAGAGAGAGCATTCATTTTATGAATGACATCTCAACAGATGTTATCTCATTTACTTAAGACTTGTTTACATGGTCAAGAACATGTAAACAATATTTTAACATAATGTAATGTTTCTCTCATAATGTAAAATAATGTGCTCTCAAAAAATAATGTTAGTCAGATAATGTACAAAGCAAAGGAGTCTTAATGCAGAGTGGTCGTATGAAATTGGTATGTACTAGAaagttgttcataattttataagcTATATTTTTCCCTTAATtgcttggtaaaattttcaagagcTGTAGTCGAAAAAGGGAAAAATCGGTGATAAAAGTGATAATTTGATCGATATTTTTGTGGTTTTGAGCATGAagatgacatttttataccctgcgccacactgtggaacagggtattataagttagtgcatatgtttgtaacacccagaaggagacgtgatagacatatggtgtctttggcaaaaatgctcagggtgggtgcctgagtcgatataaccatgtccgtttgtccgttcgtccgtctgtctgtgaacacatttttgtgatcaaagtctagctcgcaatttaagtccaatcgccttcaaatttggcacatgttcctaatttgggtcaggatagaaccctattgattttggaagaaatcggttcagatttagatatagctcccatatatatctttcgcccgatatgcactaatatgaacccagcagccagagttttatcccgattagcttgaaattttgcacaaggagtactattggtagtatagtcatgtgtgccaaatttgattgaaatcgattcagatttagatatagcttccatatatatttttcgcccggtatggacttatatggccccagaagccagagttttggtccaatttggttgaaattttgcactaggagtacaattactaatatagtcttgtgtgccaaatttaattgaaatcggttctgatttagatgtagttcccatatatatctttcgcccgatatggactaatatggtcctaaaagccagagttttggcccaatttggttgaaattttgcacagggagtagatttagcattgtagctatgcgtgccaaatttggttgaaatcgattcagatttagatatagctcccatatatatctttcgcccgatatgcacttatatggacccagaagccagagttttatcccgattagcttgaaattttgcacaaggagtacaattggtagtatagtcatgtgtgccaaatttgattgatatcggttcagatttagatatagcttccatatatatttttcgcccgatatggacttatatggccccagaagccagagttttggcccaatttggttgaaattttgcactaggagtacaattttgtgtcaaatttgattgatatcggttcagatttagatatagctttcatatatatttttcgcccgatatggacttatatggccccagaagccagagttttggtccaatttggttgaaattttgcactaggagtacaattagtagtgtagtcaagtgtgccaaattttattgaaatcggttcagatttagatatagctcccatatatatcgttcgcccgttttacactcatatgaccacagtggccaatcttttactccgatttagttgaaattttgcacagagagtagacttagcattgtagctatgcgtgccaaatttggttgaaatcggttcagatttaaatatatctcccatatatagctttcgcccgatttacaatcatatgaccacagaggccaattttttgctacgatttaattgaaattttgcacagggagtaaaattagcattgtagctatgcgtgccaaatttcgttgaaatcggttcagatttatatatagctcccatatatagctttcgcccgatttacactcatatgaccacagaggccaatttttttgctccgatttagctgaaattttgcacaaggagtagagttagcattgttgctatgcgtgccaaatttagttgcaatcggttctgatttagatatagctcccatatatatgtatgtttttctgatttcgacaaaaatggtcaaaataccaacattttccttgttaaatcgccactgcttagtcgaaaagttgtaaaaatgactctaattttcctaaacttctaatacatatatatcgagcgataaatcataaataaacttttgcgaagtttccttaaaattgcttcagatttaaatgtttcccatatttttgactaaaattgtgttccaccctagtgcattagccgacttaaattttgagtctatagattttgtaaaagtccaaatcgagtgatatttaaatgtatgtatttgggacaaacctttatatatagcacccaacacatttgacggatgtgatatggtatcgaaaatttagatctacaaagtggtgcagggtataatatagtcggccccgcccgactttagactttccttacttgttctgaCTCAATATATTCAGCACTTTTGTTGGCCgagtcaagagctacaactttgtTGAAGACtgcaacaaaaattaataacaatttttgatgcgaaaattacaaaaaagtgctcaaaatagaattttgcgaaAAACTTTAGGGGCTCAATAAAAAACGGACGGCAAACAATCTAGTAAAATgcagaaattacttttctcctttcatcgagtactttcggctgagataagtgattttttgtttataatcaaaaatttgaattttgcctCACAGTGttattagaggtcatatactcacaccacgtaacgaatttcaaccggttcggatgaaatttccataGGTCAAATCGGTTTACATGTGGGCCACacctaaatttggtccgatataACTCATTTACAAtgatatccgacctacatcaataacaactacttgtgccaagtttcgtgatttcaacaaacgcacatcgctagatcggctcagaatttgacCTCAAGCCGGAATatgtacacagtctcacacaagtttacatacccctgagtttgttacctcttaattaattaatttactaaaaccAATGGATATACAtgcatattttctaaaatttgattatttaaagaaaatataaattctttaaccgtatgtaaacttatgtgagactgtgtatatacttaatggggtctgagacacggttgccacagttggtagaattctatcaaaaatgttttggtagattttgcgaaacaCACTTCTccacctaagaggtacttcaattctctatagaaatataattttggaaaaattttctatagaaatataattttggaaaaattttctatagaaataaaattttggaaaaattttctatagaaatataattttgaaaacattttctatagaaataaaattttcgaaaaattttctatagtaataaaattcttacaaaattttctatagaaataaaattttcgaaaaattttctatataaatataattttgccaaattgtctatagaaagaaaattttgacaaaattttctatagaaataatattttgacaaaattttctatagaaataacaatttgacaaaattttctatagtaataaaattttgacaattttttctataccctccgccataggatgggggtatactatatatctgggtcgtggtgaaattctgagtcgatctgagcatgttcgtccgtccgtccgtctgttgaaatcacgctaacttccgaacgaaacaagctatcgacttgaaacttggcacaattagttgttattgatgtaggtcggatgttattgcaaatgggccatatcggtccacttttacgtatagcccccatataaacggacccccaaatttggcttgcagaccctctaagagaagcaaattttatccgatccggctgaaatttggtacatggtgttagtatgtggtgtctgacaaccatgcaaaaactggtccacatcggtccataattatatatagcccccatataaaccgatcccccgatttggtttgcgaggcctctaagagaagcaaatttcatccgatccggctgaaatttggtacatggtgttagtatatggtctctaacaaccatgcaaaaattggtccacatcgcttcataattatatatagcccccatataaaccgatccccagatttggcttgcggagcctctaagagaagaaaattttatttgagccggctgaaatttggtacacggtgttagtatatggtctctaacaactatgcaaaaaatggtccacatcggtcaataattatatatagccctcatataatccgatcccccgatttggcttgcggagcctctaagagaagcaaaattcatccgatctggttcaaatgtggaacgaggtgttagtatatggtctcaacatccatgcaaaaattggtccacatcggttcataattatatatagcccccatataaaccgatccccagatttggcttgcggagccactaacaGAAGCaagccgatccggttgaaatttggaacagattttgacctccggagcctcttagagaagcaaagttcatccgatccggttcaaatttggaacgtggtataagtatatggccactaacaaccagaccaaaattggtcgagccaaaaataatctaccaaaattttatttctatagaaaattttgttaaaattttatttctatagaaaattttgttaaaatttcatttgtatagaaaatttttttcataatttcatttctatagaaaattttgccaaaattttatttctatggaaaattttgttaacattttatttctatagaaaattttgttaacattttatttctatagaaaattttgttaatttaatatataccatgtatggacttacttacaatttagaagacggtgttaggaggttttaagataccttgccatcggcaagctttaccgcaactcaaatatttcgattgtggatggcagtgtttagaagaagtttctacgcaatccatggtggagggtacataagcttcggcctggccgaacttacggccgtatatacttgttagaaataaaatgttgacaaatttgtctatagaaataaaatgttgacaaaattttctatagaactcaaaattttattgatgttttggttaaagcttaaaatcatgcgttgactaaactacaagagttgcatatttgggatttttttttaatttgtttgatttgtggtaaaattttcttcaaatttttggaaGGTTATTGATGGCACTAGTGGCAAACGTAGCCTGAgggtaaataaattaaattaaaaaaaaattcacaataatATCGCATGTTCCTTCTTAGTATTTTTTCTGGAGGTATCAATTCGTCATATTGCTATGATAAGAACCAATACAttgtttattttgataatttcaAGTGTTATCTAACTTCTGATTTATACTTAGGAGTTATTgctttaaataaatacaatcaAATCTTAAAAAAGAATCAATAAAATCAATGATATTGTCATCATGCAGAGTGCTACTTTAGATAGTGGGAAAATAAAAGTAATACAAAGTACAAGTAACAACCTcgattatttataattaaaatattttaataaatttgataatttaGATTCGTTATTACACAACGTATTTGCTAGACTGACAGAAATAGCGGATATAATAAAGTCAGAAAACAAACACAACTTGGTtttttaacccttatactacgttgggtattaggtcgtatttttcatcaccgaattttttactgcccagcaaaaaagcatcgccacaaaagtaatgaaaatgttctttttggatccggaagtggtgcaaaattgacgcagaagcgatgaatttaacatgggcttgtcataggacggaagtcttccatttcaacagccgttgcactgaatttccatgacttctttaggtgtgatccgaattcaatgttttggatgtaaattaaaaaattctgtgattctATTCAAAGTGATGCATGCTGATATTACAGGGTCTTTCCTCTCGATGTCCTTTGTCCGTTGAAAAGTTTGTTAATTCTtataatcacaatttttttctttttattttccagGATCGGAAAATCTCGAGATTACTATGAAGATATACTATCTAAAATCAATGGGTAAGTTTGACGATTTATTCTGATATAGTTTTCTCTTTTAAATATATCTTCGAATTTTTTTGAAGTGTTCTATTACCTGGTGGTGCTACATATTTCAATCAATCCGATGGTTATGCTGATGCTGGTCGTCACATTTATGAAATTGCCATGGAAATCAATGATGCTGGTACATATTTTCCAATTTGGGGTACATGTTTAGGTTTTGAATTGATGGTATATGTTACGGCAAATGGAACAGAACCCCGAACCTATTGTTCATCATCGGCCCAAGCTTTACCTCTGGAATTTAGAGATGGTGGGTAAAAAAAAGTACATGTAAGGGGTCTtcatatttaattaatattattgtgatttgtttatttttaggttttcaaaAATCTCGTATGTTCCGCAATGCTAGTGATgaagttataaatatttttaaaaattatccaGTTACAGCCAACTTCCATATGTATTGCTTTACATTACAGGTAATGCAGTAGTTGCGTGTTCCTTTTAGTtgtaatttgatttattttgtattataatttatttttattattcttttgAAATTCTTTTGTAGACATTTGCCGAAATGAAATTGGATACAATGTGGAGGGTGATGAGTCTTAATCACGATTGGGATGGTAGTGAATTCATTTCTACAATTGAACATGTAAAGTAAGTACAAGGAAATTTATATTAGAATGTCCTGCATTCGGGATGAAGTTGATTTTTGATGGTAGGACGGGCCTATGTCGATCTATATAAACAAAGCACTTACCCAGGcatacataggttaggttaggtggcagcccgatgtatcaggctcacttagactattcagtccatcgtgataccacattggtgaacttcaccTGGGTATACATAATATGCTGCTCTCATGGAAAAACTATATGCTCATTTTGTCTATTCTCTTTGTCACTCTCTTTTCTCCCAATACGAATTTTAATATTCAAGTTAAATAatctttagacttaagcatagacaatttttggcgaagcttcTTTCAAATGTCAAGCGAATTCACTCTTCACAGTTTACATATGTCACGTATTAACATATGTGACCCAAACGTTTAATGCTAATTTAGGATCAATATAGTTTTgtacttaaatatattttgtttaaaaaattcagcccgaaacatattttgtttacatcgcaacgaatgaaaaatatatgttttcgatCAGCGTAGATTAGAACAAATTTAATGAACATCGTACGTTTTTGCCAAAACAACCGATAAATATATcagccctaggttaggttagattaaagtggcagcccgattaatattcaggctcacttagactattcagtccattgtgatacctaaGCCCTAAATCAAAAGTCAGCTAATTCTAGTCGAACTTTTTCCATTTCTGTTTATTGATTGCATTTCAACATGAAAAGAAGACTGATATCCAATTCAGTAACAAAAGCGTCGccataaaagaaaaatactCTTGTTGCAtccagaagtgatgcaaaattggcgcagaagcgatgagatTAAGCCCatggtttgtcataggacggatgttcaccatttcaacattCGTTGCACGGAATGACttataaagtttctatagaaataaaattctggcaaaattttatatagaaattttgataaagttttctataaaaaagtatatacggctgtaagttcggccaggccaaatcttatgtaccctccaccatggattgcgtagaaacttctaagaaagactgtcatccacaatcgaaatacttgggttgtggtatcttaaaacttcttaacatcgttttctaaattgtgagttaaggttgaattacacaccatgcgtcaatccgtgcgttgatggaagggttgatttttttctgtttgcggcagactattcgagctttcgatttcaaagagaaatttcaactcttcaatcatcggacgcatttaacgcgttgaacgcatggtatgtaattctacctttagtccatacgttgtatatattagacaaaaaaggtatgtataggtaagtctacaaataattacgaatcgatatcgactttttgcacggtacctagagagccagaattgaaatatgggggtcacttgtatgggggctatatacaattatgaacttgatatagaccaatttttgtgttattggggatctatttatctgagggctatatataattatagaccgatatgaacctagttaggcatgcctagttaggcatggttgttaacacaacaaatttcaactgactcagatgaaatttgctcctccaagtggctccaaaatcaaatctcgggatcggtttatatgggggctatatatgattatggactgatatggaccacttttggcatggtttttaaatatcatgtactaacatcacgtaccaaatttcaaccgaatcggatgaattatgctcttccaaggggctccggaggtcaaatctgtggatcggtttatatgggggctatatataattatgaaccgatttcgaccaatttttgcatgggtgtttgcggccatatattaacaccacatacgaaatttcaaccaaatcggttgaattttgctcttccacgaggctccggaggtcaaatctggtgatcggtttatatgggggctgtatataattatggaccgatgtggaccaatttttgttatggttgttagagaccctatactaacaccatgtaccaaatttcagccggatcggatgaaatttgtttctcttagaggctctgaaagccaaatcgggggatcggtttatatggggctatatataattatggaccgatgtggaccaatttttgcatggttgtttgagaccatatcccaacaccatgtaccaaatttcagccggatcggatgaaatttgtttctcatagaggctctgaaagccaaaacgggggatcggtttatatgggggctatatataattatggaccgatgtggaccaatttttgcatggttgcaaaaacacacatgcaaaaattgatcgaaatcggtccataattatatataggccccatataaacagatccccagatttgacctccggagccccttggaagagcaaaattcatccgattcggttgaaatttggtacgtgatgttagtatatggtatccaacaaccatgcacgaattggttcatatcagtccataagtatatatagcccccatataaaccgatcccccgatttggcttgcggagcctctaagagaagcaaatttcatccgatccggctgaaatttggtacgtggtggtagtatatgatatttaacaaccatgccaaaagtgttccatatcagtccataatcatatacaggcctcatataaatcgatcccgaaatttgttttttggagcctcttggaggagcaaatttcattcgagtcagttgaaatttggtacattgtgctagtatatggccgttaacaaccatgcctaactaggtccatatcggtctatagttatatatagccctcagataaatagatccccaatcacacaaaaattggtccatatcaagttcataattgtatatagcccacatataagcaacccccatatttcaattctggatctctacgtaccgtgcaaaagtccatatcgattcgtaattatttgtagacttacctatacatgccttttgtgtctaatatataccacgtatggactaactaccatgtatggactaaaatttagacaacgatgttaagaagttttaagataccacaacccaattaacaggttggctgataagtccccggtctaacaaagaaaaacacattttattggtaaaattcgtttttattattcaacatagttccctttaagagcgatacaacgattataacaaccttccaattttttgataccattttggtattactccttcggttttgcctcaaaataggcctcagtttcaaaataggcgatcacctcttcattgcagccaaattttttccctgcgagcatcctcttGAGGTCTGTGAACAataaaaaagtcgctgggggccagatctggagaatacggtgggtggggaagcaattcgaagcccaattcatgaatttttgccatcgttctcaatgacttgtggcacgctccaataacgccatataatagtcactgttgatggtttttcccttctcaagataatcgataaaaattatgccATGCGCA
This is a stretch of genomic DNA from Haematobia irritans isolate KBUSLIRL chromosome 4, ASM5000362v1, whole genome shotgun sequence. It encodes these proteins:
- the l(3)72Dp gene encoding gamma-glutamyl hydrolase — protein: MSKKIMTKTMAKPTVVAFVLGLFIACLILTMPTLATGRIMRYIDVNENPQVNTDNENPTPIVGILTQEVSQLILRKYPNSTFSSYIAASYVKFVEGAGGRVVPIWIGKSRDYYEDILSKINGVLLPGGATYFNQSDGYADAGRHIYEIAMEINDAGTYFPIWGTCLGFELMVYVTANGTEPRTYCSSSAQALPLEFRDGFQKSRMFRNASDEVINIFKNYPVTANFHMYCFTLQTFAEMKLDTMWRVMSLNHDWDGSEFISTIEHVKYPFYGVQFHPEKNLYEFIPNRNITHTTRAIKTSQYFADFFVGETRRNRQMFTNQTEEMESLIYNYAPKYTGAIGSSFEQQYLFDEQSLLRNDGVGKRAAAWLSLIAVLLVHRLWVL